Genomic DNA from Methanosarcina sp. MTP4:
AGTCATCTGGGACCGGCAGTTCGGCTTTTTGAAAGAGACCCTGGTAGCCCCGATCACCAGGACGGAAATCATGATCGGAAAAACCCTCGGTGGGGCAACCATCGCCATGATCCAGGGCCTGGTAGTCTTTGCCCTTACCTACCTTCTTGGCTTCAGGGCCTCGGGTTTCGGAAGCCTTGCCCTCGGCCTGCTCTTCATGTTCCTGATCGCCCTCTTCTTCACAGGCATGGGCCTGACCATAGCCTCGAAAATGAAAGACATGCACGGTTTCCAGCTGATCATGAACTTCCTGATCATGCCCATATTCTTCCTCTCGGGAGCCCTTTTCCCCCTGAATGACCTTCCCCCTGCAATCTACTTCATCAGCAGGATCGATCCCCTTACCTACGGCGTAGACGGCCTCAGAGGAGCGCTTACCGGGGTCAGCACCTTTGGAGTGTACTACGACCTGGCTGCAATCGCAGCACTTTCGGCTTTCATCTGTACGATAGGGGCTTTGCTGTTCTCGAAGATTGAAGCGTAAGTGTTTAACATTTCTTACGAAATAAGGAAATAGTGTATGATTATATACTATTCTGTAGTAATTTGCACCATAGGGGATAATTATACACAATTTGGTCGTGTGTGCCGAATTCATTGATCTGGAATTAGCTGCCTACTCAGCAGATTTGGCGACAGGTTCATTGAATTAACAACGCAAAAAAAACTGAGGTAGAAAGCTGAGTTAAAAATGGCATAAAGCTGAGGTAGAAGAGTTGGGCATGTTAGATATTATTGAGTTTTTAATCTTAGGGTCTTTTCTTGGCCTTGCTTCAGGAATGTCTCCGGGTCCGCTACTGGCTATAACTATCTCTGAAACTCTACAGCACGGCAAATGGGAAGGGATAAAGGTTGCAATATCTCCTTTGATTACAGACTTGCCAATAATTTTATCCGTATTGTTCATTCTGTCACATCTGACAAGCTATAATTCCATTATCGGAATTATAGCATTTTTAGGGGCATCGTACCTGATATATTCAGGAATGGAATCGATGAAAATCAAAAAAGGTAACCTTGAACTAAATTTAGAAAAGAAAGATGCCCTTAAAAAAGGAGTTATTGTCAACTTCGGGAATCCGCACCCTTACATATTCTGGATCTCAATAGGCGGGCCAATTATTTTCAAGAGTTTAAGTACCCATATCTGGGCTATGGTCCTGTTTGTATTCGGTTTCTATGTTTTTCTTGTAGGGTCAAAGGTAGTTATTGCGTTAATTGTAGAAAGGTCGAAATCTTTTATTAACAGTAAATATTATTTTTCTATCATTCGCATTCTGGGAATTGCGCAGATTGTATTCGGATTAACTTTTATTAAATTGGGCCTGGATTCATTAGGAGTACTTTGATTATTAAAAATAATATAAAAGATTTTGAATAAATAGTGAATAATGTTGACTTTGTTTGATCTTTGTTATTTTTGAGTTAATTTGTTTTGACAGCCCTTGTTATGATTTTGTTGTGTGAGAATTGTTTAATTTCTTTTTTATTTTATTGGATTTTCTTTTTACTTTTGTCCAAATTAGATCTGCAATGATGTGAGCTTCAATAGAAATGATAATTCCGGTTAGTAATGAGATAATATATTTTGTTGGGACGTATGCGATGTTGAAATTGAATAATATGACAATTGGTGCTATGATGAGCAATCCTACTGTAGAAATAATTATGATTGGGCCCAACAACGGGTGATGTAGTTTGCCACGATGTTTGAATATTTTTTGGTATGGCCACCATATATATCTCAAAATACCCCATCTTTTAAAAGGTTCACTTTGAATATCTAAATCGGGACTAAGATAATATGTTCCAAATATGAGTGCAAGTGAGAATATTGTTGTAGCATCAAATTCAAGATACTCGGGAGGAATATACGTTTGCATAAATTTTGTATGTAAGCTTAACAAAATAACAAACAGTAGTATGATATTTATTTTTGTATGAGTTTTTCCATTAGGCATGCTGAACACCGTTTTTTTAAAAAGAACTGCCTCAATTATTATGAAGATGTTTATATATTTAACGTAGAAATGAAGAGAATGTTGTATCCCAAAATGATTCCTCAGTTTCAAGACCCCTGGATAGTTCAATACAAGATACAACATCGAACAGCTCCAAAGGTTAATCATTGAGGCAATTGCAATTCCATTGTGGTACTATGGAACGATCATATAATGTGAAATAAATTTGAAGCTGAAGTAAGATAGTTGGCCACCTGTACCCGATATCTAGCCATGACAAAAAAATTGGAAAAGGAAAATCATTTTGGGATAAAAAAGAAAGGATTTAAAAAGAAAAAAGAGAACTGTTCCAACTTTAGAACTCAAGTTCAAGCCCCACAGGACAGTGGTCTGAACCCATAATCTCCGAAAGTATCGAGGCAGATTTTACATTTTCCTTCATGTTCTCACTGACGAAGAAGTAATCTAGACGCCAGCCAACATTCCTTTCCCTTGCGCGGGTGCGCATCGACCACCAGGTATAATTCTTATCTTCCTGGTTGAACATCCGGAAGGTGTCGATGTAGCCGGCATCAAGAAATCTATCCATCCAGGCCCGTTCTTCGGGGAGGAAGCCGGAGTTGGTCTCGTTTTCCTTCGGCCTTGCCAGGTCGATTTCTTTATGGGCGGTGTTGACGTCCCCGCAGATTACGAGTTTTTTGCCTTCGGCTGTCAGGGCGTTTGCGTAGTCCAGGAAAGCGTCGTAAAATGCCATTTTGTAGTCCAGGCGCTCCCGGGAAGCTTTGCCGTTCGGGAAGTAGATGTTCATAAGGGTGAAGTCCTCGTAGTCGGCCCTGATGAAGCGGCCCTCACTGTCAAAATCTTCGATCCCCATGCCAGTCTCAATGTTAAGGGGCTTTTCCCTGGAAAAGAGACCTACCCCGCTGTAGCCCTTCCGCTCGGCGGAAACGAAGTAGTTGTGGTATCCCGGGATGTTCTTAGCTTCCCTCGGGAGCTTGTCAGGAGAAGCTTTGGTTTCCTGGATTCCGATGATGTCGAATTTCTGCTCCAGCAAAAGCTCCAGAAAGCCCTTTTTCATAGCAGCCCGAAGCCCGTTTACGTTCCAGGAGATGATTTTGTACTTGCCTGGCATTTTTGTGTCCTCAAGTTTCCTCAATGTTTACTATCTCAATGTATCTCAATATATCTGGCAACTCAGTAATATTTGTGATGTCTCACAGGATAAAAAAACCAAGATCTCAGCTATGAACTAAGGTTGCAAACCGGAAAGTCAACAGGGATCATCATTTTTAAATTAGTTATAATTTTGTATTGATATCTCTAATTATTTATTTAGAACCTATTAAATAAAATCGTAAGTTTTTAGTAAGATTTAAAGTCTCACTGTGTATTGAATTTCTTGAGAATGTACTATTCATTAGTGGATTGTACATAACCGTACCCCTTGAAACAGAAAGGGCAAGATAGCAATCCAGAAATTACCTGTACGTACTCAATGTCTCGAAACACAGTCAGATAAAGTTCAAAATCAAAAATAAGTTCGCAGCTAACCATAATCCAGACAGTAGATACAAATTGCCTGATACGAATAATAACTTTTATTGTAGTGTTTGTTATGTGGAAGATAGAAAGAATCGTTATACTCTTTTTTGCATTGATGCTTGCAATCAACCTGACAATCACAGGCAATGTAGCTGCTGAAACGTTTTCTGTGGATGACGACGGACCGGCAAATTTCACGACAATTCAAGAAGCCCTGAATAACGCAAGTTCCGAAGATGAAATCGTCGTCAAATCAGGCACGTATATGGAAAATGTAGACGTGAATAAAGATAACATAACAATAAGATCCGAATCCGGAAACCCTTTCGACACTGTAGTTAAGGCAGACAGTAGCTCAGACCACGTTTTTCATGTTACGGCAGACGAAGTAAAAATTAGCGGGTTTAACATAACGGGAGCCAGTGGCACCGAGCGCGCCGGAATCTACCTTGAAGGAGTTGAATATTGCCTTATTGAAAATAACACATTATCGAAAAACGACTACGGCATCTTTCTGAGGTCTTCGAGCAACAACACGCTTTCTAATAACACCGCGGACTCGAACACCAACGACGGCATCTCTCTTTATTCTTCGAGCAGCAACACGCTTTCTAATAACACCGCGGACTCGAACAACGAGGAAGGCATTGCTCTTTGTTATTCGAGCAACGATAACACGCTTGAAAATAACACCGCATCGAACAACTCCTACGGCATCTATTTGACTTTTTCTGGCAGCAGTATTCTTTCCGGAAACTGGATGCAGGACAACAGGTACAATTTCTACGCAGATGGTGAACTGGATCCCAACGTTGTCTATACTAATAACAGTGTAGATGGGAAGCCAATTTATTATCTTGTTGAGGCTTCAGATCTTGAAATCAATTCATCTTCAAATGCAGGGACTGTTCACCTGATTGACTGCAAAAATATCACTGTTAAAGACCTGACTATTGAAAAGACAGGGAACGGAATATACCTTCGTAACACCACGGATTCGAAACTGGAAAATAACACCGCATCGAACAACTACTTAGGCATCTATCTGTCTTCTTCCAGCGGCAACACGCTGACCAGCAACAATGTATCGGCCAACGGGGACGGCATCGGTATATATCTGTCTTATTCGAGCAACAACACGCTTTCAAACAATACCGCATCGAACAACTTCCTAGGCATCTATCTCTATGTTTCGAGCAGCAACACGCTTTCTAATAACATAGCATCGAACAACGAGTACGGCATCGATCTGGAATCTTCGAGCAGCAACACGCTTTCTAATAACATAGCATCGAACAACGCCTGCGGCATCGATCTGGCCTGTTCAAGCAGCAACACGCTTTCTAATAACAAAGCATTGAACAACACCAATGGCATCTGGCTGGTTTATTCGAGCAGCAACACGCTTTCTAATAACACCGCATCGAACAACGACGACGGCATCCATCTGAGAGATTCGAGCAACTCTAATACGCTTGAAAGTAACACAGCAAACTTGAACAACGATCGCGGCATCTTTCTGAATTTTTCGAGCAACAACACGCTTTCTAATAACACCGCATCGAACAACGACGACGGCATCCATCTATGGTATTCCAGTAACAACAATACACTCAGCAATAACATAGCATCAAACAACATCGAGTACGGCATTTATCTAAGGGATTCCAGCAATAATTTCATCTACAACAACTATTTCAACAATACTAATAACGCTTATTTTGAAGGTACAAACACCGGTAACTTATGGAACACCACGGAAAAGGTCTGGTATACCTACGACGACAACCCGCATTACGGGTATCTTGGAAACTATTTCTCCGACTACTCTGGATCCGATACTTCTGGAGATGGGGTGGGAGAAGCCCCTTACTTTCTTGATTTTGACAATGCAGACGATTATCCACTGGTTGCATTGCCTTTTGAAATTCTGCCATCCCACGTAAGAAACACAGATTCAGGAAAAGAATTCCCGACAATCCAGACAGCTATAGATGACCCGGATACACAAGATGGTGATACTGTCCTTGTTTACCCCGGGACTTATATGGAAAATGTAGACGTGGATAAAGCTAACATAAAAATAATGTCCGAATCCGGAAACCCTTTCGACACTATAGTTCAGGCAGCCAGTAGCTCAGACCACGTTTTTTATGTTACGGCAGACGGAGTAAAAATTAGCGGGTTTAGCATAACGGGAGCCAGTGGCACCAATTGTGCCGGAATCTACCTTGAAACAGTTCTAGATTGCCTTATTGAAAATAACGCAGCGTCGAACAACTCTCGCGGCATCTGTCTTTCTTTTTCGAGTGGCAACACGCTTGAAAATAACGCAGCATCGAACAACGATTACGGCATCTGTCTGCAAGTATCGGACTACAATATTCTTTCCGGAAATCTAATGCAGGACAACACGTATAATTTCTACGCAGATTGTGGAGCTCTGAGTGCAGGTAATGAAAATATTGTCTATGCTAATAACAGAGTAGACGGAAAGAATATTTATTATCTTTTAGAGGTTTCAGATCTTGAAATCAATTCATATTCAAATGCAGGGACTGTCTACCTGATTAACTGTAAAAATATCACTGTTAAAGACCTTAAGATCGAAAAGTCAGGGAATGGAATATACCTTTACAATACCACGGATTCAAAACTGGAGAATAACAGTATAATGGAAAATCACTTTGGCATCCATCTGGCTGCTTCAGACAGCAACAAGCTTTCAAACAATGCCGCATCGAACAACGAGTACGGCATCTTTCTGGATGCTTCGTGCAGAAACACGCTTGAAAATAACACCGCATCGAATAACAACGATGGTATCTATCTGGAGTTTTCGAGTAGCAACAAGCTTTCAAACAATACCGCATCGAACAACCAATATGGCATATTTCTAAGGGATTCCAACTACAATTCCATCTACAACAACTATTTCAGCAACACTAATAACGCTTTATTCTCAGGCACAAACACCGGCAACATCTGGAACACTGCAAAAACCCCCGG
This window encodes:
- a CDS encoding ABC transporter permease, which translates into the protein MIEVIYILWLRQLKRYWRSKARLIGSLGQPLLFMVAFGFGFGPMYARASGGANYMDFLAPGIVSMSILFTAVFSGLEVIWDRQFGFLKETLVAPITRTEIMIGKTLGGATIAMIQGLVVFALTYLLGFRASGFGSLALGLLFMFLIALFFTGMGLTIASKMKDMHGFQLIMNFLIMPIFFLSGALFPLNDLPPAIYFISRIDPLTYGVDGLRGALTGVSTFGVYYDLAAIAALSAFICTIGALLFSKIEA
- a CDS encoding LysE family transporter, whose product is MLDIIEFLILGSFLGLASGMSPGPLLAITISETLQHGKWEGIKVAISPLITDLPIILSVLFILSHLTSYNSIIGIIAFLGASYLIYSGMESMKIKKGNLELNLEKKDALKKGVIVNFGNPHPYIFWISIGGPIIFKSLSTHIWAMVLFVFGFYVFLVGSKVVIALIVERSKSFINSKYYFSIIRILGIAQIVFGLTFIKLGLDSLGVL
- a CDS encoding DUF2227 family putative metal-binding protein produces the protein MPNGKTHTKINIILLFVILLSLHTKFMQTYIPPEYLEFDATTIFSLALIFGTYYLSPDLDIQSEPFKRWGILRYIWWPYQKIFKHRGKLHHPLLGPIIIISTVGLLIIAPIVILFNFNIAYVPTKYIISLLTGIIISIEAHIIADLIWTKVKRKSNKIKKKLNNSHTTKS
- a CDS encoding exodeoxyribonuclease III; protein product: MPGKYKIISWNVNGLRAAMKKGFLELLLEQKFDIIGIQETKASPDKLPREAKNIPGYHNYFVSAERKGYSGVGLFSREKPLNIETGMGIEDFDSEGRFIRADYEDFTLMNIYFPNGKASRERLDYKMAFYDAFLDYANALTAEGKKLVICGDVNTAHKEIDLARPKENETNSGFLPEERAWMDRFLDAGYIDTFRMFNQEDKNYTWWSMRTRARERNVGWRLDYFFVSENMKENVKSASILSEIMGSDHCPVGLELEF
- a CDS encoding NosD domain-containing protein produces the protein MWKIERIVILFFALMLAINLTITGNVAAETFSVDDDGPANFTTIQEALNNASSEDEIVVKSGTYMENVDVNKDNITIRSESGNPFDTVVKADSSSDHVFHVTADEVKISGFNITGASGTERAGIYLEGVEYCLIENNTLSKNDYGIFLRSSSNNTLSNNTADSNTNDGISLYSSSSNTLSNNTADSNNEEGIALCYSSNDNTLENNTASNNSYGIYLTFSGSSILSGNWMQDNRYNFYADGELDPNVVYTNNSVDGKPIYYLVEASDLEINSSSNAGTVHLIDCKNITVKDLTIEKTGNGIYLRNTTDSKLENNTASNNYLGIYLSSSSGNTLTSNNVSANGDGIGIYLSYSSNNTLSNNTASNNFLGIYLYVSSSNTLSNNIASNNEYGIDLESSSSNTLSNNIASNNACGIDLACSSSNTLSNNKALNNTNGIWLVYSSSNTLSNNTASNNDDGIHLRDSSNSNTLESNTANLNNDRGIFLNFSSNNTLSNNTASNNDDGIHLWYSSNNNTLSNNIASNNIEYGIYLRDSSNNFIYNNYFNNTNNAYFEGTNTGNLWNTTEKVWYTYDDNPHYGYLGNYFSDYSGSDTSGDGVGEAPYFLDFDNADDYPLVALPFEILPSHVRNTDSGKEFPTIQTAIDDPDTQDGDTVLVYPGTYMENVDVDKANIKIMSESGNPFDTIVQAASSSDHVFYVTADGVKISGFSITGASGTNCAGIYLETVLDCLIENNAASNNSRGICLSFSSGNTLENNAASNNDYGICLQVSDYNILSGNLMQDNTYNFYADCGALSAGNENIVYANNRVDGKNIYYLLEVSDLEINSYSNAGTVYLINCKNITVKDLKIEKSGNGIYLYNTTDSKLENNSIMENHFGIHLAASDSNKLSNNAASNNEYGIFLDASCRNTLENNTASNNNDGIYLEFSSSNKLSNNTASNNQYGIFLRDSNYNSIYNNYFSNTNNALFSGTNTGNIWNTAKTPGSNIVGGPYLGGNYWAKPDGSEWSQTTPDSDMDGFCDLQYSTGNGPDSLPLALWAPVKNVNSGELFWTIQAAVNAASPGDTITVYPGTYTENVDVDRANITIKSYSGNFFDTIVQAASSSDHVFSVKADGVKISGFSITGANDSECGIYLGGFEYCLIENNELSNNFFGIWLPSSSNNTLNNNTVSNNFFGIALSHSSNNNILSNNTASDNGSGIWLDSSSNNTLENNTVDLNRGMGIYLWNPSDNNKLINNKLINNTVTNNEYGIWLDSSNSSILSGNLMQDNTCNFYTGYGHMDTNIIHSNNTIDGKPIYYLVKVSDIEINSSSNAGTVYLIDCINITVKDLKIEKTGTGIYLYNTTDSKLENNSIMETYEGIYLESSSDNLIYNNYFNNNNNVFLSGTNTGNIWNTTKTAGSNIIGGPYLGGNFWATPTEDGFSQIHDDTDGDGICDLDYDLGGGNIDYLPLLIPSPYKPEDPSKPQVVDGGDNGGEEEEVVEEEVVEEEVVEEEVVEEEVVEEEVVEEEVVEEEVVEEDEVDEEDEVDEVDEEEVVEEEVVEEVNSTYIIEKITEDLQEDITVKYEFQEQENCIEDISFNPGKTEDNVTAEVKILEDIPPEVLAPPKGIVYKGMKIQVGNAEFSSDEKNFENVTIKFRVEKSWIQENNINESTIVMRRYSEGKWEDLNTSLLNTSKVSNATIEENNISEDNIHLERYSVGIWELLKTPKVNDYDDYIYFVAETPGFSWFEIFGKVLPDGLTNQGPILPAAFLLIICLGKFFVSREKDQDEK